In Thermosynechococcus sichuanensis E542, a single genomic region encodes these proteins:
- a CDS encoding J domain-containing protein, which yields MNLEECYRILELPQGASLAQVKSAYRRLARRYHPDVNPGDRTAHEKFILLQQAYEKLVRVLPTFRPTPVKSEPQSRPPQPPPPLSAFEIELKRASYRQLQEFLKYRCYQRAISLVEGLASRLPQDAEVRQWQAVTYQCWARQLMRDRQPQAAREYLHRALKADPDNRILWQEAEKDFRTLDRLYGKEI from the coding sequence ATGAATTTAGAAGAGTGCTATCGCATTCTGGAGTTGCCACAAGGGGCGTCCTTAGCCCAAGTGAAATCTGCCTACCGACGGCTAGCACGACGCTATCATCCCGATGTCAACCCTGGCGATCGCACTGCCCATGAGAAGTTTATTCTCCTCCAACAGGCCTATGAAAAATTAGTACGAGTACTGCCCACCTTTCGTCCCACCCCTGTTAAATCAGAACCCCAATCTCGCCCGCCGCAGCCACCGCCGCCTCTCTCTGCCTTTGAGATTGAACTGAAGCGCGCTAGCTATCGCCAACTTCAAGAATTTCTCAAATATCGCTGCTATCAACGTGCCATATCCCTTGTGGAAGGGTTGGCCAGTCGGCTGCCCCAAGATGCGGAAGTACGCCAGTGGCAAGCCGTCACCTATCAGTGCTGGGCGCGGCAACTCATGCGCGATCGCCAGCCCCAAGCAGCACGGGAATACCTGCATCGCGCCCTGAAAGCCGATCCAGACAACCGCATTCTTTGGCAAGAAGCTGAAAAGGACTTTCGTACCCTTGATCGCCTCTACGGCAAAGAAATCTAA